One Sporomusaceae bacterium ACPt DNA window includes the following coding sequences:
- the pilT gene encoding Twitching mobility protein, with protein MLEINTLLREAVAEQASDIHLTVGVPPVFRLRGSLTPTKHQPLTYKDTEAIFLSITNADQQAKFHQLGELDFSYAIEGLSRFRVNAFRQRGSIAVAIRVVTEQVPTLEQLGHPEVLKTLARKPRGLVLVTGPTGSGKSTTLAAMINLINHERACHIITLEDPIEYLHKHNTSIINQREINADTKSFANALRAALREDPDVILVGEMRDVETIGIAITAAETGHLVFATLHTGDAAQTIDRIIDVFPPYQQQQIRIQLSLTLQGIVAQQLLPRRDGTGRVAALEVMLATPAVRNLIREGKTHQLASVIQTGAKIGMKAMDMSLRDLYRRGIVTYDEALARAMDQETFVRLANG; from the coding sequence ATGCTGGAAATAAATACACTATTGCGGGAAGCAGTGGCAGAGCAGGCGTCAGATATTCATCTTACCGTCGGGGTTCCCCCGGTCTTCCGCTTGCGGGGAAGCTTAACACCTACGAAACACCAACCGCTTACTTACAAAGATACCGAAGCAATCTTTCTGTCGATAACCAACGCTGATCAGCAGGCCAAGTTTCACCAACTGGGCGAGCTTGATTTTTCCTATGCCATCGAAGGACTGAGCCGGTTCCGGGTGAACGCCTTTCGCCAACGCGGCTCAATCGCTGTTGCCATCCGGGTAGTTACTGAGCAGGTTCCCACCCTGGAACAGCTTGGCCACCCGGAAGTGCTGAAAACGCTGGCCCGTAAACCCCGGGGGCTGGTGCTGGTTACCGGTCCGACCGGCAGCGGCAAGTCAACCACCCTGGCCGCCATGATCAATCTTATCAACCATGAGCGGGCCTGCCATATCATTACCTTAGAAGACCCTATTGAATATCTGCATAAACATAACACCAGCATTATTAATCAGCGGGAAATCAACGCTGATACCAAATCATTCGCCAACGCGCTCCGGGCGGCGCTCCGCGAAGACCCGGACGTCATCCTGGTGGGCGAGATGCGCGATGTCGAGACCATCGGTATTGCCATAACAGCGGCCGAAACCGGCCATCTGGTATTTGCTACTCTCCATACTGGCGATGCCGCTCAGACGATTGACCGGATTATCGACGTCTTTCCTCCGTATCAACAGCAACAAATCCGGATTCAGCTGTCGCTTACGCTGCAGGGCATTGTGGCGCAGCAACTGCTGCCGCGCCGTGACGGTACCGGCCGGGTAGCGGCCCTCGAGGTCATGCTGGCAACACCGGCGGTGCGCAATCTTATCCGCGAAGGCAAGACCCATCAACTTGCCTCAGTCATTCAGACCGGCGCCAAAATCGGCATGAAGGCCATGGATATGTCGCTCCGGGATTTGTACCGGCGCGGTATTGTTACATATGATGAGGCCTTGGCCCGGGCCATGGATCAGGAGACGTTTGTCCGGCTGGCAAACGGCTAA
- the aroE gene encoding Shikimate dehydrogenase (NADP(+)) — translation MTITAKTQKVGLLGWPLGHSLSPAMHNAAFAASGLDYVYLPLPTPPELLSQAVAGLKALGFAGVNVTIPHKVAIMEYLDEIDASARLVGAVNTVVIKDGRLIGYNTDAGGYISSLTAAGVAIAGKHAVILGAGGAARAVVAGFVGNGIASVVIGARAAAKAEAIARFFPGDTPVTGQEWDSRDFAKALTQADIVVNTTPLGMHPDITNQPPLAWELLKPSAVISDLVYNPLETRFMVEAVRRGHTVVGGEGMLAEQGALAFSLWTGCPAPREVMRTALINGLRK, via the coding sequence ATGACCATAACTGCGAAAACCCAAAAAGTTGGCCTCCTGGGATGGCCGCTTGGTCACTCGCTGTCTCCGGCCATGCACAATGCGGCTTTTGCCGCCAGCGGTCTTGATTACGTGTACCTGCCGCTGCCTACCCCGCCGGAACTGCTTTCTCAGGCTGTTGCCGGGCTCAAAGCCCTGGGGTTTGCGGGCGTCAACGTTACCATACCGCATAAAGTGGCCATCATGGAATACCTGGACGAAATTGACGCCAGCGCCAGGCTGGTGGGGGCCGTTAATACCGTTGTCATTAAAGACGGCCGCTTGATTGGTTACAATACTGACGCCGGCGGCTATATCAGCTCCTTGACAGCAGCCGGGGTGGCCATTGCCGGTAAACACGCCGTTATATTAGGAGCAGGCGGTGCGGCCCGGGCGGTAGTGGCCGGGTTTGTCGGGAACGGCATTGCGTCAGTTGTTATCGGGGCGCGTGCCGCTGCCAAAGCTGAGGCCATTGCCCGCTTTTTTCCCGGCGATACACCGGTAACAGGCCAGGAGTGGGATAGCCGGGATTTCGCCAAAGCCTTGACGCAGGCCGACATTGTCGTCAATACCACGCCGCTCGGCATGCACCCTGACATAACCAACCAGCCGCCGCTGGCCTGGGAACTGCTTAAACCGTCAGCCGTCATTTCCGACTTAGTTTATAACCCGCTGGAGACAAGGTTCATGGTTGAAGCGGTGCGGCGGGGCCACACCGTTGTCGGCGGGGAAGGCATGCTGGCCGAGCAGGGGGCCTTGGCGTTCAGCCTGTGGACAGGCTGCCCTGCGCCCAGAGAGGTCATGCGGACGGCCTTAATTAATGGTTTAAGGAAGTAG
- the znuC gene encoding High-affinity zinc uptake system ATP-binding protein ZnuC: MVDVKLNNITFGYNAEFVLNNISLTVENGEFVVVVGPNGAGKSTLLKIIAGLVEPAGGQVLIGGHRVRNAARQGIIGYVPQHYAQNTAAFPATVEEIVALGLVNSGLSLKSKGAKHIVSHMLELVGADMLKGRRIGELSGGQQQRVMVARALAGNPQLLLLDEPTSGIDYAASVKIYQLLSQLNTTLGITIVMVSHDIENATCSAAKVACINRSLCFFGSSEQFRSSHATMRHLWYYSGYTG; encoded by the coding sequence ATGGTTGACGTGAAACTGAATAATATAACTTTTGGTTACAATGCCGAATTTGTTCTGAATAATATATCACTAACTGTTGAAAACGGTGAATTTGTCGTAGTAGTCGGTCCGAATGGCGCAGGTAAAAGCACATTGTTAAAAATTATTGCCGGACTTGTGGAGCCTGCCGGCGGTCAGGTTTTGATTGGCGGCCACAGAGTGCGGAATGCTGCGCGACAGGGTATTATCGGCTATGTGCCGCAGCACTATGCCCAGAATACCGCAGCTTTTCCGGCCACCGTGGAGGAGATTGTCGCCTTGGGGCTTGTCAATAGCGGTCTAAGTCTAAAAAGCAAGGGGGCCAAGCATATTGTCAGCCATATGTTAGAACTGGTAGGGGCCGATATGCTAAAAGGCCGCCGCATTGGTGAACTGTCAGGCGGTCAGCAGCAACGGGTCATGGTGGCCCGTGCTTTGGCCGGCAACCCTCAACTGTTACTGTTGGATGAGCCGACCAGCGGCATTGACTATGCCGCCAGTGTTAAGATCTACCAGTTGTTGAGTCAACTTAACACTACCTTAGGTATTACCATTGTGATGGTGTCGCATGATATTGAAAATGCCACTTGCTCGGCAGCAAAGGTGGCTTGCATTAACCGCAGTTTGTGTTTCTTTGGCAGTAGCGAACAATTTCGTTCCAGCCACGCCACGATGCGGCATTTATGGTATTATTCCGGATACACAGGTTAA
- the epsE gene encoding Type II secretion system protein E — MLKNRKRLGDLLIEAGLLTPEQLEKALSVQKKTGERLGKVLINLGYITESSMIEVLEFQLGVPHIDIANMNIPREVAATVPVNLAERYQVIPVKKDGRKLTLAMVDPTNFYAIDDVRMVTGCEIEPVIAAEREIMRAINQSYGVIDLVEKAVNKLKPEDSANISEVQTADDAPVISIVNSIISQAIKERASDIHIEPQDKSLRVRFRVDGVLREVVTFPRHTHAAIVSRVKIMSEMDIAEKRLPQDGRIKVQEFGRDIDLRVSTLPTITGEKVVMRILDQKAVILDIKGLGFDADNLTRYRKLYSQSYGMILVTGPTGSGKTTTLYSTLAEISTPHKNVITVEDPVEYRLDGINQVQVNQKAGLTFASGLRSILRQDPNVVMVGEIRDTETADIAIRAALTGHLVFSTLHTNDAPGAITRLIDMGIEPFLVASSVLGIVAQRLVRVICPDCKQQYVPEADSPERQFLGIGPEADIRLYRGAGCSRCSYTGYRGRMAIHEVMSVSSAVREAINQRVSSDVLGSIAAGEGMQTMRQDGIAKALGGQTTVAEVMRVAYSGA; from the coding sequence ATGTTAAAAAATCGCAAACGTCTCGGAGACCTGCTTATTGAAGCCGGACTCCTCACCCCGGAGCAACTGGAAAAGGCGCTGAGCGTCCAGAAAAAGACCGGTGAGCGGCTTGGCAAAGTGCTGATCAATCTCGGTTATATCACTGAAAGCAGCATGATTGAAGTGCTGGAGTTTCAGCTTGGCGTGCCGCATATTGATATCGCCAATATGAATATTCCCAGGGAAGTTGCCGCAACCGTACCGGTGAACCTGGCGGAGCGATACCAGGTAATCCCTGTAAAAAAAGACGGCCGCAAACTGACACTGGCCATGGTTGATCCCACAAACTTCTATGCAATTGATGATGTCCGGATGGTGACCGGGTGTGAAATAGAGCCGGTAATAGCTGCTGAACGCGAAATAATGCGAGCCATCAATCAGTCCTACGGGGTCATTGATCTGGTGGAAAAGGCTGTCAACAAGCTAAAGCCGGAAGACTCGGCAAATATATCTGAAGTCCAGACGGCTGACGATGCACCGGTCATCAGTATTGTTAATTCCATTATCAGTCAGGCCATCAAGGAACGGGCCAGCGACATCCATATTGAGCCGCAGGACAAATCACTGCGAGTGCGGTTCCGGGTAGACGGGGTGTTGCGGGAAGTGGTCACTTTTCCGCGCCACACTCACGCTGCCATCGTATCGCGTGTTAAAATTATGAGTGAAATGGATATTGCCGAAAAAAGATTACCGCAGGACGGCCGGATAAAGGTGCAGGAGTTTGGCCGGGATATTGATCTTAGGGTATCCACCCTGCCTACCATAACGGGGGAAAAGGTGGTCATGCGGATTCTGGACCAGAAGGCCGTGATTCTCGATATCAAAGGGTTAGGCTTTGACGCCGATAATTTAACCCGGTATAGAAAGCTTTATTCGCAATCCTACGGCATGATCCTGGTTACCGGACCGACAGGTTCCGGGAAAACGACAACGTTATATTCAACACTGGCCGAAATCAGCACTCCCCATAAAAATGTCATTACTGTTGAAGACCCGGTTGAGTACCGGCTGGACGGTATCAATCAGGTGCAGGTAAATCAAAAGGCTGGGCTGACCTTTGCCAGCGGCCTCCGGTCGATACTCCGGCAAGACCCGAATGTTGTCATGGTGGGGGAAATCCGGGATACTGAAACCGCCGATATCGCTATTCGAGCCGCGCTGACCGGCCATCTGGTATTCAGTACTTTACATACCAATGATGCTCCGGGGGCTATCACCCGGTTGATTGATATGGGCATTGAGCCGTTTTTGGTGGCCTCGTCGGTACTTGGTATTGTGGCCCAGCGGCTGGTGCGGGTGATATGCCCGGATTGTAAACAGCAATATGTTCCTGAAGCCGATTCGCCGGAACGTCAGTTTCTGGGCATTGGGCCTGAAGCCGACATCCGTTTATACCGGGGAGCCGGCTGCTCCCGCTGCAGCTATACCGGTTACCGGGGCCGGATGGCCATCCATGAGGTCATGTCTGTCAGTTCGGCGGTGCGTGAGGCCATTAATCAACGGGTATCCAGTGATGTCCTGGGCAGTATCGCGGCCGGTGAGGGCATGCAGACCATGCGTCAGGACGGGATTGCCAAAGCGCTCGGCGGACAGACAACAGTGGCCGAAGTCATGCGGGTGGCTTATTCGGGAGCGTAA
- the sigK gene encoding RNA polymerase sigma-28 factor: MGLSFILALAASVVKGITLLVSYIANNTFPLPLSEKDEQIYLQRLRNGDEDARNVLIERNLRLVAHIVKKFDNTGEDVDDLISIGTIGLIKAINTFDPAKKIRLATYAARCIENEILMHLRSTRRIRTEVSLYDPIGVDKEGNEITLIDVLGTAPDIVGEAVENLCEQERLNREIHRLTSREKWVLEMRFGIPDGSRKTQRDIAKILGISRSYVSRIEKHAINKLGKTLSVDNQSK; the protein is encoded by the coding sequence ATGGGCCTTTCATTTATTTTAGCATTGGCGGCTTCGGTAGTTAAAGGCATCACCCTGCTAGTATCGTATATTGCTAACAATACCTTTCCTTTGCCGCTGTCTGAAAAAGACGAGCAAATCTATCTGCAGCGTTTGCGCAACGGTGATGAAGACGCCCGCAATGTCCTGATTGAACGTAACTTGCGCCTAGTAGCCCACATTGTCAAAAAATTTGACAACACCGGTGAAGACGTCGATGACCTCATTTCTATCGGTACAATCGGCCTTATCAAAGCCATTAACACTTTTGATCCAGCCAAAAAAATCAGGTTAGCTACGTACGCAGCCCGGTGCATTGAAAATGAAATACTCATGCATCTTAGAAGTACCCGGCGTATCCGTACTGAAGTCAGTTTGTACGACCCGATCGGGGTTGATAAAGAGGGTAATGAAATTACGTTGATTGACGTTTTGGGCACAGCTCCTGACATTGTCGGCGAGGCTGTGGAAAACCTGTGTGAGCAGGAACGGCTCAACCGGGAAATCCACCGGCTGACATCCAGAGAAAAATGGGTGCTCGAAATGCGTTTCGGCATCCCGGACGGCAGCCGCAAGACTCAACGCGATATCGCCAAAATTCTCGGGATATCGCGCAGTTATGTCAGCCGGATTGAAAAACACGCCATTAATAAACTGGGAAAAACATTGTCGGTAGACAATCAGTCAAAGTAA
- the znuB gene encoding High-affinity zinc uptake system membrane protein ZnuB, with translation MPVIEILQYDFMQRAFLAGIIIAIICPLLGMFIVVRRQSLIGDGLGHIAFAGVTGGYLAGIYPAAGAFALTIAGAVGIEFVRRQRMQMADTALAIFFYAGIALAIIFSTITRIPSTGLLGFLFGSILTVSWQDVAVIAGCGFIVIAFVVSYFDRLVLVAFDEDVACVAGIRTGAVNMALSIVTAITVVAGMMVVGILMVSALMIVPVAAAEQLGRGFKATLVWAVGLAVLSVGSGLTFAFYLDIAPGGSIIMTAIILYIIIAAARQVRYIWQRAGRTQSYT, from the coding sequence ATGCCGGTTATTGAGATTTTACAATATGATTTTATGCAGCGGGCTTTTTTGGCTGGGATTATTATTGCTATCATCTGTCCGCTGTTGGGTATGTTCATTGTCGTCAGGCGGCAGTCGCTTATTGGCGACGGTCTGGGCCATATTGCTTTTGCCGGGGTGACCGGCGGCTATTTGGCAGGCATTTATCCGGCGGCAGGAGCTTTTGCCTTGACCATTGCCGGAGCAGTTGGCATTGAGTTTGTCCGCCGTCAGCGGATGCAGATGGCCGACACCGCGCTGGCAATTTTTTTCTATGCCGGGATAGCGCTGGCCATTATTTTTAGCACTATCACCCGCATCCCCAGCACCGGCTTGCTGGGATTTCTCTTCGGCAGCATACTGACCGTGTCCTGGCAAGATGTTGCGGTTATTGCCGGGTGTGGCTTTATTGTCATAGCTTTTGTTGTCAGTTATTTTGACAGGCTTGTGCTGGTGGCTTTTGACGAGGATGTGGCCTGTGTTGCCGGTATCCGTACCGGCGCGGTTAATATGGCTCTCAGCATTGTTACTGCTATTACTGTGGTGGCAGGCATGATGGTCGTCGGCATACTTATGGTGAGTGCGCTGATGATTGTGCCGGTGGCCGCTGCCGAGCAGCTGGGACGGGGGTTTAAAGCAACACTTGTCTGGGCGGTTGGCCTGGCCGTGCTCTCAGTTGGGAGCGGCCTAACCTTCGCTTTTTACCTGGACATTGCTCCCGGCGGCTCAATTATTATGACGGCCATAATACTGTATATCATAATAGCTGCTGCCCGTCAGGTCCGGTATATTTGGCAACGTGCCGGGCGGACACAAAGTTACACTTGA
- a CDS encoding Putative multidrug export ATP-binding/permease protein yields the protein MFTFYWRKFIVPYWLPALIAVVCFIIASAAGLAAPLVIKLLIDDALSGNNTLFLHLITAGIVVLYLIRGLFSYIYGYSMAKAGNKMMAKLRQDMFTKLQSLDYAFFMKAPAGDIISLFTNDLLFIQQAVMTGIPDAIVESLNLLAIMAIMIYFDWELAMVTFATLPFIILAISFFNNKIARLGALVEHTLAKVTAIVHQSLLSVMIIQSYVREDYEYQKFSDKIHQAAGDLLKAQRFSAILVSLVEFLAAIGLTIILWYGGREVINGDLSIGGMFAFLVYIINVPMPVRKISQALTSLKLGLVAWERISNLLNEQTPTIVDGYLELPQAQGRVEFRNVSFAYHVDKPVLDNINIVAQPGEVIAIVGPSGAGKSSFANLLLRFYDPDQGAIYLDGVNIKDIKISALRRHIGFIQQEPILFNTSILENIRYGRPGADMRQVEQAAKLANAHEFIVELPLGYHSVVGELGGNLSGGQRQRIAIARAIITEPAILLLDEPTAALDTHTEKHVMAAIRQAGAGRTTFIITHRMSTIMASDRVVYLTGGRVVETGTHQELISRGGLYARAVELGDLQVYK from the coding sequence ATGTTTACTTTTTACTGGCGCAAGTTTATAGTGCCATACTGGCTGCCGGCGTTGATTGCGGTAGTGTGCTTTATTATTGCCTCAGCGGCTGGACTGGCGGCGCCGCTAGTAATCAAATTGTTGATTGATGATGCCTTGTCTGGCAACAATACTTTGTTTTTGCATCTTATTACCGCCGGTATCGTGGTTCTATACCTTATTCGCGGACTATTTTCCTATATTTATGGCTACAGTATGGCAAAAGCCGGCAACAAGATGATGGCCAAACTCCGCCAGGATATGTTCACTAAACTGCAGTCGCTGGATTATGCCTTTTTTATGAAAGCGCCGGCTGGTGACATCATCTCGTTGTTTACCAACGACTTGTTATTCATACAGCAGGCAGTTATGACCGGTATCCCTGATGCGATTGTGGAATCTCTTAACTTGTTGGCTATTATGGCCATAATGATTTATTTTGATTGGGAACTGGCTATGGTGACTTTTGCCACTTTACCGTTCATCATTTTGGCCATCAGTTTTTTTAATAATAAAATTGCCAGGCTGGGTGCGCTTGTCGAACATACGCTGGCTAAAGTGACAGCAATTGTCCACCAGTCGTTGTTGTCGGTCATGATTATCCAAAGCTATGTCCGGGAAGATTATGAATATCAAAAATTCAGCGATAAAATTCACCAGGCGGCCGGTGACTTGCTTAAAGCCCAGCGGTTTAGCGCTATTTTGGTATCGTTAGTTGAGTTTTTGGCCGCTATTGGGTTGACAATTATCCTCTGGTATGGCGGCCGGGAAGTAATAAACGGCGACTTAAGTATCGGCGGCATGTTCGCTTTCCTGGTGTATATCATTAACGTTCCCATGCCGGTACGCAAAATCAGCCAGGCTTTGACCAGCCTTAAGCTTGGCCTGGTGGCTTGGGAACGGATTAGCAATCTGCTTAATGAGCAGACGCCAACAATTGTGGATGGCTATCTTGAGCTGCCCCAGGCGCAAGGGCGGGTGGAATTCAGGAATGTATCGTTTGCCTATCATGTGGACAAACCGGTATTAGACAATATCAATATTGTTGCGCAGCCTGGGGAGGTTATTGCCATAGTCGGGCCAAGCGGCGCCGGCAAATCCTCATTTGCCAACCTGCTCCTCAGATTTTACGACCCGGATCAGGGAGCAATTTATCTGGACGGTGTCAATATCAAAGACATCAAAATTAGCGCCCTGAGGCGGCATATTGGTTTTATCCAACAGGAACCCATCCTGTTTAATACTTCGATACTGGAAAACATACGCTACGGCCGTCCTGGTGCGGATATGAGACAGGTGGAGCAGGCGGCCAAACTAGCTAATGCTCATGAATTTATCGTAGAATTGCCGTTAGGATATCATTCGGTGGTAGGCGAGCTGGGAGGCAATCTGTCCGGTGGCCAGCGTCAGCGTATTGCCATAGCCAGGGCAATCATTACTGAACCGGCCATACTGCTCTTAGATGAGCCGACGGCTGCGCTTGATACCCATACTGAGAAGCACGTTATGGCCGCGATCAGACAGGCAGGAGCCGGGCGGACCACCTTTATCATCACCCACCGCATGTCGACCATTATGGCTTCCGACCGGGTGGTATACTTGACCGGCGGCAGGGTGGTAGAAACAGGAACCCATCAGGAACTCATTTCCAGGGGTGGTTTATATGCCAGGGCAGTCGAACTGGGTGACCTACAGGTGTATAAATAA
- the epsF gene encoding Type II secretion system protein F, with product MAKTFVYKARDRSGQVLTGNIIAESEAAVAAYIRDKGYFVTQIKVQKQASSLRALVNSLKRVTIKDLAVFCRQFSIMVDAGLSLVACLNILIDQTYNPKLKVTVQDIYKKVQEGETLSRAMRDHPHILPEIMINMVEAGEVGGVLDDVLNRLAAHFEKEHKLNERVKSALVYPAVVIGMAVLSVTFILTFVLPTFMKMFENMKVELPLPTRILLQISGFLTHYGLWLAIVLALAGYGLVILARQPKYRLVIDELLLRLPVFGLLWRKVAIARFSRTLSTLVRGGVPIISAIEVVKKTSGNLSMARALTAAQASIREGLGLATPLGSSNVFTPMVVQMVAIGEETGELDKMLEKIADFYDSDVDDMVSRLSSMLEPILIGILGVVIGGIVISVMLPLFDVITNFNRTL from the coding sequence GTGGCCAAGACTTTTGTATACAAGGCCAGAGACCGGAGCGGCCAGGTATTGACAGGCAATATCATTGCCGAAAGTGAAGCCGCTGTCGCCGCCTATATTCGCGATAAAGGTTATTTTGTTACCCAGATTAAAGTACAAAAGCAGGCGTCGTCCCTCCGGGCTTTGGTAAACAGTCTGAAGCGGGTAACTATCAAAGACCTGGCCGTGTTTTGCCGGCAGTTTTCTATCATGGTTGATGCCGGGCTATCTCTTGTTGCCTGCTTAAACATTCTTATTGACCAGACCTATAACCCGAAACTCAAGGTTACTGTTCAGGATATCTACAAGAAGGTTCAGGAAGGCGAAACCTTATCCCGTGCTATGAGGGACCATCCGCACATATTACCCGAAATTATGATTAACATGGTTGAAGCCGGGGAAGTGGGCGGGGTGCTGGATGACGTTCTTAACCGCCTAGCAGCACACTTTGAAAAAGAGCATAAACTTAATGAGAGGGTAAAATCAGCCCTGGTTTATCCGGCTGTCGTCATCGGCATGGCAGTATTGTCAGTGACCTTTATTTTAACTTTTGTGCTGCCGACGTTCATGAAAATGTTTGAGAACATGAAGGTGGAACTGCCGTTACCCACCCGGATCCTGCTGCAAATCAGCGGCTTTTTGACCCATTACGGGCTATGGCTGGCCATAGTATTGGCGCTGGCAGGCTATGGCCTGGTCATCCTGGCGCGACAGCCGAAATACCGGCTGGTTATCGACGAACTGCTATTAAGACTGCCGGTGTTCGGCCTGCTGTGGCGCAAAGTGGCCATTGCCCGGTTCAGCCGGACCTTGTCAACCTTGGTCCGGGGCGGAGTGCCCATTATCTCGGCCATTGAAGTAGTTAAAAAGACCTCAGGCAATCTAAGCATGGCCAGGGCGTTAACGGCAGCGCAAGCAAGTATTCGCGAAGGCCTGGGCTTGGCGACACCGCTGGGGTCTAGCAATGTATTTACCCCCATGGTGGTGCAGATGGTGGCGATTGGTGAGGAAACCGGGGAACTGGATAAAATGCTGGAGAAGATTGCCGATTTCTATGACAGCGATGTAGATGATATGGTGAGCAGGCTGAGCAGTATGCTGGAGCCGATTTTGATTGGGATACTGGGAGTGGTAATAGGGGGTATAGTGATTTCTGTGATGTTGCCGCTCTTTGATGTCATAACCAATTTCAACCGCACTTTATAG
- the comC gene encoding Type 4 prepilin-like proteins leader peptide-processing enzyme has translation MLTLFIFILGLIIGSFLNVCIYRLPQGKSIVTPPSHCFACGTRLKPGDLIPVISYIVQRGRCRYCGTVFSFRYVVVELITAVLFVWCFQVTGLGPELLKALIFISFLIVITFIDYDYQLILDKVLIWFTGAGVAINLYIGCPAITDMLIAAVTGGGLLLLIAVITRGGMGGGDIKFVAALGLWLGLKLTILTLFLSFVIGGIGSLLLLIFKLKGRKDFIPFGPFIAVGAFVSSLYGIEIIGWYLKTFAR, from the coding sequence TTGCTTACCTTGTTTATTTTTATCCTTGGTCTTATTATCGGCAGTTTCCTCAATGTCTGCATCTACCGCCTGCCGCAGGGAAAATCCATCGTTACTCCGCCTTCACATTGTTTCGCCTGCGGTACGCGCCTTAAACCCGGGGATCTAATCCCCGTAATTAGTTATATTGTCCAACGGGGCCGCTGCCGGTATTGCGGTACAGTTTTTTCGTTCCGGTACGTGGTAGTGGAACTAATTACCGCCGTGCTATTTGTATGGTGTTTCCAAGTAACCGGGTTAGGCCCGGAATTATTGAAAGCCCTTATTTTTATTTCATTTCTTATCGTTATCACTTTCATCGACTACGACTACCAGCTTATCCTGGACAAAGTCCTCATCTGGTTTACAGGAGCTGGTGTTGCTATAAACTTATATATCGGTTGTCCAGCCATAACCGACATGCTTATCGCCGCCGTCACCGGCGGCGGCTTGCTACTCCTTATTGCCGTAATTACGCGCGGCGGCATGGGGGGCGGTGACATTAAATTTGTCGCGGCCCTGGGTTTATGGCTGGGGTTAAAGCTGACCATTCTTACGCTGTTCCTGTCATTTGTCATTGGCGGCATTGGCAGCCTGTTATTGCTGATATTTAAACTAAAAGGCCGCAAAGATTTTATCCCGTTTGGGCCATTCATTGCTGTCGGAGCCTTTGTAAGTTCGTTATACGGAATTGAAATCATTGGGTGGTATCTAAAGACGTTCGCAAGATGA
- a CDS encoding putative glycosyltransferase produces MALHDRLISVVVPVFNEQENIDNFYREVIKQMEQLAYRFELIFIDDGSSDATPLILERLANADRRVRALILARNFGHQVALTCGLDHAEGDAVITMDGDMQHPPEMLSQLIAKWEEGFQVVQTVRINTEGVSWFKNFTSGMFYKLMNAMSNIKVTEGGSDFRLLDKQVVKSFRRFRERARFIRGMISDIGYRQAKIEFVAPKRFAGKSKFSLKKMLHFALDGITAYSKTPLRLAFYIGMALGFSSIVLTLHVVYIKLFTTEAVPGWATISASILLLGGLQLVGLGIIGEYVGRIFEEVKQRPLYWLRAELSQNAAKNNDDRFLQNPIYLP; encoded by the coding sequence ATGGCTTTACATGATAGATTGATATCTGTTGTCGTTCCGGTATTTAACGAACAAGAAAATATTGACAATTTTTATCGCGAAGTTATTAAGCAGATGGAGCAGCTTGCTTACCGGTTTGAACTCATTTTTATTGATGATGGCTCCAGTGATGCTACACCGCTTATTTTAGAACGGCTGGCCAATGCTGACCGGCGGGTGCGGGCCCTGATTCTGGCGCGTAATTTTGGTCATCAGGTAGCTTTGACATGTGGATTGGACCATGCGGAAGGCGATGCGGTAATTACCATGGACGGCGATATGCAGCATCCTCCGGAAATGCTGTCGCAGCTTATTGCCAAATGGGAAGAAGGGTTCCAGGTTGTGCAAACTGTACGGATTAACACCGAAGGTGTGTCCTGGTTTAAAAACTTTACATCAGGTATGTTTTACAAACTAATGAACGCCATGTCCAACATTAAAGTTACTGAGGGCGGTTCTGATTTCCGGCTGCTTGACAAGCAGGTAGTGAAGAGTTTCCGGCGTTTTCGGGAACGTGCCCGGTTTATCAGGGGCATGATTAGCGATATCGGCTACCGCCAGGCAAAAATTGAGTTTGTTGCTCCCAAACGGTTTGCCGGAAAATCTAAGTTTTCCTTGAAAAAAATGCTGCATTTCGCTCTTGACGGTATTACAGCGTATTCCAAGACGCCGCTCCGGTTGGCCTTTTATATTGGTATGGCGCTGGGATTTAGCAGTATTGTTCTGACCCTTCACGTTGTTTATATCAAACTTTTTACCACTGAAGCCGTTCCCGGCTGGGCGACAATATCTGCCAGTATTTTACTCTTAGGCGGCTTGCAATTAGTTGGTTTGGGAATTATCGGCGAGTACGTCGGACGTATATTTGAAGAGGTTAAGCAGCGCCCGCTCTACTGGTTGCGGGCTGAGCTCAGCCAAAATGCCGCGAAAAACAATGATGATCGTTTTTTGCAGAATCCTATATATTTGCCCTAA